From the Lepisosteus oculatus isolate fLepOcu1 chromosome 1, fLepOcu1.hap2, whole genome shotgun sequence genome, one window contains:
- the LOC138238425 gene encoding kyphoscoliosis peptidase-like isoform X1 has product MDMDGYSHTMRWIEELFAAILQLKPPDTVLTDKSLPYKPQDFKFLDSQASSTEGTSVEDVVSSLLRFAKTDLQKVRAVWTWMATHIVYDYENHTEDPQEVFKRRKAMCGGHAKLFQEMCRIAGVPCEYILGSCPEKAKSRHAWNAVSIGSQWHLVDVTWSRRDYYFLTRPEEFCKTHTPDDSRWNLLDRKSSTATAA; this is encoded by the exons ATGCGTTGGATAGAGGAACTCTTTGCTGCAATCCTCCAGTTGAAACCCCCAG ATACTGTTCTGACTGATAAATCCCTACCCTACAAACCTCAAGACTTCAAATTTCTGGATTCCCAGGCCTCGTCA ACTGAGGGGACTTCTGTTGAAGATGTGGTGTCTTCTTTGCTACGTTTTGCAAAGACAGATTTGCAGAAGGTCAGAGCAGTATGGACATGGATGGCTACTCACATAG TATACGACTATGAGAACCACACAGAGGATCCCCAGGAAGTGTTCAAGAGAAGGAAAGCTATGTGTGGAGGACATGCCAAACTGTTTCAGGAAATGTGCAG AATTGCAGGTGTCCCGTGTGAGTACATTTTGGGATCATGCCCAGAAAAGGCCAAATCCAGACACGCTTGGAATGCAGTTTCAATCGGCAGTCAGTGGCACCTGGTTGATGTGACCTGGAGCAGAAG GGATTATTACTTCCTGACAAGGCCTGAGGAGTTCtgtaaaacacacacaccagatgACTCTAGATGGAACTTGCTCGACAGAAAAAGCAGCACAGCCACAGCAGCGTAG
- the LOC138238425 gene encoding kyphoscoliosis peptidase-like isoform X2, whose translation MDMDGYSHTMRWIEELFAAILQLKPPDTVLTDKSLPYKPQDFKFLDSQASSTEGTSVEDVVSSLLRFAKTDLQKVRAVWTWMATHIVYDYENHTEDPQEVFKRRKAMCGGHAKLFQEMCRDYYFLTRPEEFCKTHTPDDSRWNLLDRKSSTATAA comes from the exons ATGCGTTGGATAGAGGAACTCTTTGCTGCAATCCTCCAGTTGAAACCCCCAG ATACTGTTCTGACTGATAAATCCCTACCCTACAAACCTCAAGACTTCAAATTTCTGGATTCCCAGGCCTCGTCA ACTGAGGGGACTTCTGTTGAAGATGTGGTGTCTTCTTTGCTACGTTTTGCAAAGACAGATTTGCAGAAGGTCAGAGCAGTATGGACATGGATGGCTACTCACATAG TATACGACTATGAGAACCACACAGAGGATCCCCAGGAAGTGTTCAAGAGAAGGAAAGCTATGTGTGGAGGACATGCCAAACTGTTTCAGGAAATGTGCAG GGATTATTACTTCCTGACAAGGCCTGAGGAGTTCtgtaaaacacacacaccagatgACTCTAGATGGAACTTGCTCGACAGAAAAAGCAGCACAGCCACAGCAGCGTAG